The sequence below is a genomic window from Cobetia sp. cqz5-12.
AGTGCGGCGCAGGACTATGAGCAGCATGCCCTGATCGCCACGGTGGAGATGAGCCAGCCTCACCAGGGAGTCGCCTACGAGCGCTTCACCAGTGAAGGCCCGATGGCGCTGCTGCCGCTGGCCGGCAAGCGCATGGAGCTGGTCTGGACGCGCTCCCCCGCTGACACGCAGAGCCTGATGACGTTGCCCGACAGTGACTTCCTGCAGGCACTGCAGCGCGCCTTCGGTGAGCGCGCCGGACGCTTTCGTCGCGTCGGGCAGCGCCACGCCTATCCGCTGTCGTTGGTGCGCGCCAGCGAAGGCACGCGCCCCGGCCTTGCGGTGCTTGGCAATGCCGCCCACGCCCTGCACCCGGTGGCAGGGCAGGGCTTCAATCTGGCGCTGCGCGGCGTGACCGATCTGGTCGCGGCCATCGAGGCGGGCCTGACGCGTGGTGAGTCGCCGGGGGCGACCAGCGTGCTGAGTGACTTCGAGGAGCGGCGCGGCGCGGATCGCGACAATGTGGTGCTGTTCAGCGATGGCTTGATCCGCCTGTTCGGGATCGAGAGTCGCTGGCTGGGGCATGCACGGGCAGCGAGCCTGATCGGGCTCAATCTGGTCTCGCCGCTGAAGCGCCTGTTGGCCAGACGCTCGATGGGCATTGAACGCTGAGGTTGATGGGCGCTCGCTGACAGGCCCTTTGTGGCGAGCTGCGAGATGGGGCTTCGAGATCAGGCCACAAGACAGACGCACGAGACAGAACTACGAGACAGAACTACGAGACAGAACTACGAGACAGGGAGCAGGCATGAAGGACGATCGATCAGCAGGTGGCGCACATGACGCCGATGTCGCCATCGTCGGTGCCGGTATCGTCGGTGCCACCCTGGCACTGCTGCTGGGGCAGGCGGGACTGCGGGTCATGCTGGTCGAGGGGCGTGAGTCCGCGACCCGCTGGCAGCCAGATAGCGCCCCCGAGCCACGGGTGAGTGCATTGACGCCGGTCTCTCAGCAGCTGTTGAGCGGTCTGGGTGTGTGGCCGACGATCGCCGCCAGTCGCCTGATGCCCTATACCGGCATGCAGGTGTGGGACGCGGAGGGCAATGGCGAGATCCAGTTCAGTGCCGAGGACAGCGGTGTGCCGGTACTGGGGCATATCGTCGAGAACCGGGTCACGCTCGCCGCGCTGGAGCAGGCCATCGATGCCTGCCCGGCAATCACGCGCTGCTTCGGGGCGCGTGTGGCAGGTATGGCACTGCCACGCTCGGGTGCTACATCAGTAGTGAATGCTTACCAACTCGATGCGGCGGAAGCGACCAGCCTGACGCTGACCGATGGACGGACAGTCACCGCGGCGCTGGTGGTCGCGGCGGATGGTGCGCGCTCACGGCTGCGCGAGCTGGCCGGGATCGCCACGCGGGAAAACGACACCGGCCAGGTCGCGCTGGTGACCACGGTGCGCACCGAACTCGCGCATCAGGCCGTCGCGCGTCAGCGCTTCCTGCCGACCGGGCCGCTGGCCTTCCTGCCGCTGGCCGTCAATGACGCCCTGGCTCAGCCGGTCGAGGGAGCCTCGGCTGCAGAGCGGCACTGCTCCATCGTGTGGTCGACCACACCAGGAGAGGCTGAGCGCCTGCTGGCACTGTCAGCGGCGGCATTCTGCAGTGAGCTGGCAGACGCCTTTGAAGGTCAGCTCGGCGCCATCGAATGGGCGAGTGAGCGCTTCAGTTTCCCGCTGCATCAGCGCCACGCTGAAGACTATGTGCTGCCGGGGCTGGCGCTGGTGGGCGATGCCGCGCACGCCATTCACCCGCTGGCAGGGCAGGGCGTCAATCTGGGCTTGATGGATGTGGCGGTGTTGGCAGACGAGCTGCTGGCAGGACATCGCCGTGGGGTAGCGCTTGGCGACGAGCGCTGGCTGGCGCGCTATCGCCGCCGGCGCCGCAGCGACAATGCCATGATGCTCAAGATGATGGATGGCTTCCGGCTGTTGTTCGGCAGCCGTCAGCCGGGCGTGCGGCTGCTGCGCAACTTCGGGCTTGGTTTCGTCGACGGACAGGGCGAATTGAAGCGCATCCTGATGCGCCAGGCGATGGGGCAGCGGGGTGAGTTGCCCGCCAGCTGCAAGCCGTAGCAAGAGTGAAGGTATTTTGATGTCTGCTCTGTCGGGTATGTAAGTGCCCACCATCATTGTTTGGACGCAGGGGCAGCCGACCGCTGCCACACATGCCACACATGCCTCCAGTATGACGGTGCATGTCATGGTCCCTGCAACGACAAGGCTCTGCAACGACAAGGCCCCGCCATCTGGCGGGGCCTTGTCGTTGTGGCCTGATGATCTGGCGATCATGGCGTCATGCTTACTCGTCGCTTGTGGGCACGGTGGCCTTGAGCGCCGCGCTGCGCCCCAGCACGTTCATGCCCTTGAGCAGATTGAGCGCCTCACCCAGCTGATAGTCACTTTCTGCCACTACCGGGCTATCGGGTGTCTTGCTGCTGGCGGACTCGCTGGCGGCGTTGGCATTGTCGAGGCGCCCGTCGAGGTCTGCCTCGCGCACGCTGAAGTCACGTCGCGTGTCGCGCTCGAGACGACCTCGCACGACCTCGACATCCGGGCGGATGCCCTCGGCCTGGATCGAGCGTCCGCTCGGCGTGAAGTAGAGCGCGGTGGTCAGCTTGAGCCCATCGCCATTGCCCAGCGGCATCACCGTCTGGACCGAGCCCTTGCCGAAGCTTTCGGTGCCCATGATGATGGCGCGGTGTTGATCCTGCAGTGCGCCGGACACGATTTCCGCGGCCGAGGCCGTGCCGCCATTGATCAGCACCACCAGCGGGGTGTCGCCTGCCGGGGTATCGGGCTTGGCCGAGAAGGACAGCTCACTGTCGGGCAGGCGGCCTTCGGTATAGACGATGCGGCCGCTGGACAGGAACAGGTCGCTGATCTCGACGGCGGCCGAGAGAAGCCCGCCGGGGTTGTTGCGCAGATCAAGCACCAGCCCCTTGAGCGGCTTGCCATCGTTGTCCTCCCGCAGTCTGGCCAGCGCCGTATGGGCCTCGTCACCGGTCGCGCTCTGGAACTGGCTGATGCGCAGATAGCCATAGCCCGGGTCCAGCAGGCGCTGACTGACGCTGCTGCTCTTGATGATGGCCCGCTCCAGCACCACTTCGCGCGGCATGTCGGCGCCTTCGGACAGGATCAGCAGCCGAATGCGTGAGCCTGCCTCACCGCGCATCAACTTGACCGACTCCGACATCGACAGGCCGTCCAGCGGCGTATTGTCGATCTTGAGAATGACGTCTCGCGGCTGCAGGCCTGCGCGCGCCGCCGGGGTGTCGTCGATGGGGGCGATGACGGTCAGCTGACCATCGTCGCCGGTGCCGACCTCGATACCGATGCCGCCAAACTCGCCATCGGTATTCTCGCGCAGGTCCTGCCAGTCTTCCTGATCCAGATAGGCGGAGTGCGGGTCCAGCCCTTCGAGCATGCCGCGCATGGCATTCTTGAGCAGCGTGCGGTCATCGACCTGATCGACATAGGTGCGCTTGATGCGCTCGAAGACCTCGGCAAAGGTGCGCAGCTCATCCAGCGGCAGGTCAGTGCCCTGGCGGGCATCCTGAGCGCTGTCGGCCGGTGAGGTGACGTCTTCTGCACTGGCCGGCAGTCCGCCGCCCAGCAGGGCAAGGCTCAGCGGCACGCTGACCGCCAGCTGACGCAGGCGGTGCGGGGCAGGACGGAACGGCGACATTGCAGACATGCGATTTCCTTCTAGACGGATACTGACTCGACGGGTACCGAAATGCGCTGAGCGCCGGGGCCGGATGTCGAGGCATGGCAGGGGGGAACACCGACCAGCATGCTCGCAGTCACAGGCTACTGCGAGCATATCCCGCGCGGGTGTCTGGCGACTAGCCCGCTGGGCACCGGTGGCATTCAGCGCTGGCAGAAAATCAGACGATGCGCGAGGTGCCGGTGTCGGGCACTTCAGCGGCGCGCGAGCCAGCGACTCGGGTCTGTCGGCTGACCACTGCGGCGCACTTCGAAATAGAGCGCCGGACCATCACGGCCGCCGCTGCTGCCGACGCTGCCCAGCTGCTGGCCACGTGACAGGCTGTCGCCCGGGCCCACGCTGAAGCTTGCCAGATGGGCGTAGAGCGTCAGCACGTTGTCACCGTGATCGAGTATCAGCAGGTTGCCATAGCCGCGCATCCAGTCCGCGAAGACCACGCGACCGGCGTGCGGCGCCGTGACGGCGGTGCCCTGCGTCGCGCGAATCAGCACGCCATCACGATTGACGCCCTCGCCACGTCCATAGGCGGAGATCACCTTGCCCGGTGCCGGCCAGTCCATCTTGCCCATCGCACGCGTGATGCGGGTCTTGGGTGGCGGCGCGCTCTTGATCGACTTGAGGCGTTTCTCGAGGGTCTGGATCAGCTGGTTGGCATGCGCGCGGTCCTGGTCCAGTTCGGCGATCTTCGCTTCATGGCTGGCATAGCGCGCATCCAGCTTGCGCAGAAGGGCGGCGCGTTCATTCTGTTGCGCGATCAGCTGACTGGCCTGCCGCTTGAGGTCTGCCTGTACGTCATCCAGGCGCGTCTGGCGCGCCAGCAGCTGCGCACGGGTGTCGGCCAGTGACCGGTTCAGCTCGGCCAGGCGCTCCAGCGCCGCACGTCGTGATTCGCTCAGGTGGTTCAGATAGACCTGCAGGCGCTCAAGACGTGCGGGATCATCCTGGTTGAGCAGCAATTTCAGCTCAGGCTGACGACCGAGGCGATAGAGGGCGGCCATCTCTTCGGCAACCGCTGCCTTCTGGGCCGTCTGCTGCTGACTGAGGGCTTCACGCTTGCGCGTCAGTGCCACCAGCTGCTGCTGGATGTCATCGCGCTCATCCTCGAGTTTGCCGGTCTGCTGGCGCGTGGCGTTGAGCTGTCGTTCGATCTTCTCCAGCCCGTTGCGCGTGTCACTGCGCCGCGCTGCCGTGGCCTTGAGCTCACCTTGCATGGCCTGGATCTCGCGCTTGAGGCGCGTGAGGTCCTCCTGGGAGGCCTGCTTCTTCTGGGTCAGGGTGGCGGTGTCATCAGCGGCCAGCGCGGTGGTAGCCACCACGGGGCTGAGTGCCAGCGGGGCAAGACTCAGCAGCCAGGCAGACAGCACAACGCCGGAGACTCGGCTCCGGCGCTTGAAGATTCGGGGGCGATCGCCCGGCCCGAGCGGCTTGCTCGGGCCGGGCGAGAGGCACGACGCACCGAAGGGTGCGCCATGCAGCCTGCTATCAGGCCTTGGCATAATCGACCAGCACCTTGCCATCCATCTCTTCCGGCACCGACTGGCCCATCATGGTCAGCAGGGTCGGGGCGAGATCGCACAGACGCCCGTCGGCGGCCAGCTTGGCATCGCGCTGCGTCACGTAGATCAGCGGCACCTCGAAGGTGGTGTGCGCGGTCTGCGGATTGCCGGTTTCCGGGTGCACCATCTGTTCGGCGTTACCGTGATCGGCGGTGATCAGGCATTCGCCTCCTACCTTCTCCAGCGCCTCGACCACGCGTGCCACGCACTTGTCGAGGAATTCGACAGCCTGGACGGCGGCGTCGAACTTGCCGGTATGGCCGACCATGTCGCCGTTGGCGTAGTTGCAGACGATGAGGTCGTAGCTGCCGGACTCGATGGCTTCCACCAGCTTGTCGGTGACTTCGCCGGCGCTCATTTCCGGCTTCTCGTCGTAGGTCTTCACATCCTGTGGGGACGGCACGAGGATGCGTGTCTCGCCGGGGTATTCCTCTTCGCGGCCACCGGAGAAGAAGAAGGTGACATGCGCGTACTTCTCGGTCTCGGCGATGCGCAGCTGGGTCAGACCACGGTCGGACACGACCTCGCCCAGGGTGTTGTGCAGCTCGGACGGCGGGAAGGCTGCCGGCGCCGGGATGTCGGCGGCGTACTGGGTCATCATCACCAGGCCGTCGTGGGCCAGCTTGGGCGGCGTGCGCTCGAAGCCTGCGAAGTCCGGCTCGACGAAGGCGCGGGTCAGCTCGCGGGCACGGTCGGCGCGGAAGTTCATGAAGATGGCCGCATCGCCTTCCTGCATGGCGACGGAATCGCCGATACGGGTGGCGGTGACGAATTCATCGGTCTCGTCGCGCTCGTAGGCGGCTGCCAGGCCGGCAACCCCGGTGGCGGCTTCATGCTCGGCTTCGCCGTTGGCGATCAGACGGTAGGCCTGCTCGACGCGGTCCCAGCGGTTGTCGCGGTCCAGTGCGAAGTAGCGACCGACTAGCGTGGCGACACGGCCGTCTTCCAGGCCCAGGCCCGCGAGATGCTCATCGGCCCGCGCGATGGAGGCCTCGGCGCTCTTGGGCGCGGTGTCACGGCCATCGGTGATGGCGTGGATATAGATGCGCTTGGCGCCCCGCTCGGCGGCCAGGTCGGCCATGGCCAGGGTGTGGTCTTCGTGGGAGTGGACACCACCCGGAGACAGCAGGCCGATCAGGTGCACGGCACGCCCGGCCTTGACAGCGGCATCGATGGGCGCGGTCAGGATGTCATTGTCCTTGAGGGCATTCTCACGCACCGCCTTGGTGATGCGCGTGAAGTCCTGATAGACGATGCGACCGGCACCGAGGTTCATGTGGCCGACTTCGGAGTTGCCCATCTGACCGTCCGGCAGGCCGACGAAGCCACCATCGGTATGAATCAGTTCGCTGGGATATTCACGACGCAGGCGGTCCATCACCGGCGTGTCGGCGGCGAGGATGGCGTTGTCCTTCTCCTCTTCGCTGTGACCGTAGCCGTCCAGAATGATTAGGGCGACGGGACGCGGACCTTGTGCTTGAGCTGCCATGACTTCCTCGCTGTGATGACGAATGATCTGGGGTGAGCAGGGGCCGGGATGACAGGATGATGCTCGACGGACGACACATCATGCAGCTGTCATGTCCTGCGGCCATGCTGTGGCGCATCCGCGAGGCAGAATCCTCGGCGGAGACGACATGTAGTGATAAAACTACCTGCTCGTTCTGCCCTCTATTAGAGGGGTGGTAAGGTGCCGAGTGCAAGTGCCGAAAGTGTATCGCCGGGATTGGGTCGCGTTATCGGTGAATCGCCCCGTCCCGGCTGAGCTGATAGCAGCCGGTGCATCGCCCGGCTACGCCTTTTTGATGCCATGCAGCGGCATTCATGCCTGGGCCTGTCATGTATAATGCTGGCTCCGTTACCTCAGGTAGCGGTCTATTTCCTTTGCCGCGTACGCGTCGGCATGCACGTCACAGCGGAGTTAGCCCGTCTCATGATCGAACAGCTGCTTCAGTTCGCGCAGAATCATCCCTTGCTGGTCGGCGCCTTCATCGCCCTGCTGGTCGCCCTCATTGTCATGGAAACCATGCGTGGCAACCACGGCGTCAGCGTCAGCGAGGCCACGCGACTGGTCAATCGCGAAGAGGGTGTCTTCATCGACATCCGCGACAGCAAGGAATTCAAGGCCGGTCATATCGCCGGTGCCGTCAACGTTCCCAGCAGTCAGCTGACCAGCGAGACCACTCCGCTGGCCAAGTACAAGGAACGCCCGGTGATCATCGTCTGCAAGCACGGCCAGACGGCGGGACCGCTGGTGGCGCGCCTCGAGAAGGATGGCTTCAAGCAGGCCGTCAAGCTCAAGGGCGGCATGGGCCAGTGGGAAGCCGACAGCCTGCCGGTCGTGACTCGCTGAGTCGCAGACTCGTACGTCGTGTGTCTGCCAGCTGTCACTGCTCCGCTGGCTGGGCAAGTTTGCGGGTCTGC
It includes:
- the ubiH gene encoding 2-octaprenyl-6-methoxyphenyl hydroxylase → MSEPEAMSGRDAEHFDIVIIGGGLVGASLACALAPLMARVADEKGREAAALRVAVIEANELPAATADAQRFQPSFDARASAIAAGSRQRFTAFGVWEAMSEHATPIRTIHVSECGHLGATRMRASELEVAALGHVIPNAWMGQVLHRQLAELPLAWYCPARVAEIAVTAEGHRLTLEDGRLIEADLTVLADGGRSGLKERLGIHSAAQDYEQHALIATVEMSQPHQGVAYERFTSEGPMALLPLAGKRMELVWTRSPADTQSLMTLPDSDFLQALQRAFGERAGRFRRVGQRHAYPLSLVRASEGTRPGLAVLGNAAHALHPVAGQGFNLALRGVTDLVAAIEAGLTRGESPGATSVLSDFEERRGADRDNVVLFSDGLIRLFGIESRWLGHARAASLIGLNLVSPLKRLLARRSMGIER
- a CDS encoding UbiH/UbiF/VisC/COQ6 family ubiquinone biosynthesis hydroxylase, which gives rise to MKDDRSAGGAHDADVAIVGAGIVGATLALLLGQAGLRVMLVEGRESATRWQPDSAPEPRVSALTPVSQQLLSGLGVWPTIAASRLMPYTGMQVWDAEGNGEIQFSAEDSGVPVLGHIVENRVTLAALEQAIDACPAITRCFGARVAGMALPRSGATSVVNAYQLDAAEATSLTLTDGRTVTAALVVAADGARSRLRELAGIATRENDTGQVALVTTVRTELAHQAVARQRFLPTGPLAFLPLAVNDALAQPVEGASAAERHCSIVWSTTPGEAERLLALSAAAFCSELADAFEGQLGAIEWASERFSFPLHQRHAEDYVLPGLALVGDAAHAIHPLAGQGVNLGLMDVAVLADELLAGHRRGVALGDERWLARYRRRRRSDNAMMLKMMDGFRLLFGSRQPGVRLLRNFGLGFVDGQGELKRILMRQAMGQRGELPASCKP
- a CDS encoding S41 family peptidase, which produces MSPFRPAPHRLRQLAVSVPLSLALLGGGLPASAEDVTSPADSAQDARQGTDLPLDELRTFAEVFERIKRTYVDQVDDRTLLKNAMRGMLEGLDPHSAYLDQEDWQDLRENTDGEFGGIGIEVGTGDDGQLTVIAPIDDTPAARAGLQPRDVILKIDNTPLDGLSMSESVKLMRGEAGSRIRLLILSEGADMPREVVLERAIIKSSSVSQRLLDPGYGYLRISQFQSATGDEAHTALARLREDNDGKPLKGLVLDLRNNPGGLLSAAVEISDLFLSSGRIVYTEGRLPDSELSFSAKPDTPAGDTPLVVLINGGTASAAEIVSGALQDQHRAIIMGTESFGKGSVQTVMPLGNGDGLKLTTALYFTPSGRSIQAEGIRPDVEVVRGRLERDTRRDFSVREADLDGRLDNANAASESASSKTPDSPVVAESDYQLGEALNLLKGMNVLGRSAALKATVPTSDE
- a CDS encoding murein hydrolase activator EnvC family protein; this translates as MLSAWLLSLAPLALSPVVATTALAADDTATLTQKKQASQEDLTRLKREIQAMQGELKATAARRSDTRNGLEKIERQLNATRQQTGKLEDERDDIQQQLVALTRKREALSQQQTAQKAAVAEEMAALYRLGRQPELKLLLNQDDPARLERLQVYLNHLSESRRAALERLAELNRSLADTRAQLLARQTRLDDVQADLKRQASQLIAQQNERAALLRKLDARYASHEAKIAELDQDRAHANQLIQTLEKRLKSIKSAPPPKTRITRAMGKMDWPAPGKVISAYGRGEGVNRDGVLIRATQGTAVTAPHAGRVVFADWMRGYGNLLILDHGDNVLTLYAHLASFSVGPGDSLSRGQQLGSVGSSGGRDGPALYFEVRRSGQPTDPSRWLARR
- the gpmI gene encoding 2,3-bisphosphoglycerate-independent phosphoglycerate mutase; the protein is MAAQAQGPRPVALIILDGYGHSEEEKDNAILAADTPVMDRLRREYPSELIHTDGGFVGLPDGQMGNSEVGHMNLGAGRIVYQDFTRITKAVRENALKDNDILTAPIDAAVKAGRAVHLIGLLSPGGVHSHEDHTLAMADLAAERGAKRIYIHAITDGRDTAPKSAEASIARADEHLAGLGLEDGRVATLVGRYFALDRDNRWDRVEQAYRLIANGEAEHEAATGVAGLAAAYERDETDEFVTATRIGDSVAMQEGDAAIFMNFRADRARELTRAFVEPDFAGFERTPPKLAHDGLVMMTQYAADIPAPAAFPPSELHNTLGEVVSDRGLTQLRIAETEKYAHVTFFFSGGREEEYPGETRILVPSPQDVKTYDEKPEMSAGEVTDKLVEAIESGSYDLIVCNYANGDMVGHTGKFDAAVQAVEFLDKCVARVVEALEKVGGECLITADHGNAEQMVHPETGNPQTAHTTFEVPLIYVTQRDAKLAADGRLCDLAPTLLTMMGQSVPEEMDGKVLVDYAKA
- a CDS encoding rhodanese-like domain-containing protein, producing MIEQLLQFAQNHPLLVGAFIALLVALIVMETMRGNHGVSVSEATRLVNREEGVFIDIRDSKEFKAGHIAGAVNVPSSQLTSETTPLAKYKERPVIIVCKHGQTAGPLVARLEKDGFKQAVKLKGGMGQWEADSLPVVTR